The proteins below come from a single Etheostoma spectabile isolate EspeVRDwgs_2016 chromosome 4, UIUC_Espe_1.0, whole genome shotgun sequence genomic window:
- the LOC116688225 gene encoding guanylin, whose amino-acid sequence MRVPCVVFVLVLCVCRQALGVQVKVGDRRFPLEAVKQLMELMDVDDGVSPRLAETSIIAVCTNPVLPQVFRPVCQGKGAAIVFSKLVFIATSADPCEICANPSCFGCLG is encoded by the exons ATGAGAGTGCCCTGTGTCGTTTTTGTcttggtgctgtgtgtgtgcagacaagCTCTAGGTGTGCAGGTTAAA GTTGGAGACAGGCGCTTCCCCTTGGAGGCAGTGAAGCAGCTGATGGAGCTGATGGACGTGGACGACGGCGTCAGCCCTCGCCTCGCTGAGACGAGCATTATCGCCGTTTGCACCAACCCCGTCCTACCGCAGGTCTTTCGGCCAGTGTGCCAAGGGAAGGGAGCAGCCATCGTGTTCTCCAAACTAG tGTTTATCGCCACGTCTGCAGATCCGTGTGAAATATGTGCCAACCCCTCCTGCTTTGGGTGTTTGGGCTGA